ATTGACCTTGGTCCGAATGAAGAAACTGAAATATGTAATCCTGAAGGCACTGTTCTTACATTGACAGGATTCACAGGAAATGCCTCAGATGTAAAGTGGTACAGAACTACAAATCCTTCAGAAGTTCCTGCGTCGAATCCTTCTAATTTAATCACAGTGTCAGGAACGCCTGTTAGCGGAACAACTTATAACACGGGCAACTTGTATTCGAACGGATGCACTAACACTGTTTACAGATATCAATGTGTTACTACCAATCCCGCCTGCACCTCAGATGTGAAAACCGTAACGGTTCGTCCGAGAATTTCGGAAATATTTGTGGATGCATCACGAATTGAAATCTGCAGCAGGCAGGAAGACATAACTCTGACTGCATCAACAAGCCGGCTTCCTGCGCAAACAGAGTGCGGCTGTGATATCAAATGGTATAGAATCGATGGCAATATAAGAACATATATAGGCGCATCGTCAACCAGAACAATAAGCAGAACATCGTTAATCTCAGAGTGCCCCGGAACAAAAAAGATTTATACTTACGAAGCTGTGTTCTGTGAAGGAAAATGCAATCAGGTTTCCAAAAGAATTGACATAACAGTTTATTCAAATCCAATAGCAGGAAATATAACTGCCGACAGGGACACTCTCTGCTTTCTTGATGCAACTACTTTACATCTAAATAATCACTGCGGAGCTGAAATCCAATGGCAGATGTCTGAAAATGCAGCAGGACCTTTTATTAACATGTCCGGTGCAACATATGTAAATCAAAACACAAACCGTCTCCACGTAACAACCTATTACAGAGCTCTCATTAGAAACGGGGCATGCGCCGAGGTCTTTTCCGCTGTAAAAGAAGTTGTTGTTCAGCAGCCGTTTAATTTATCCGTCAGTTATGCTCCTAATAATTGCGGAAACTTCCTGTGTCCTGATGTTCAGCTTCAGGCGCATGTAAGCGGACCAATGCTTGATGATAATACATACTTTGAATGGTATCATAACGGAAATGTAATATCAGGTTCAAGAAATCAGCAATTTCTTACCGCAACTCAGTCGGGAGGTTATAATATAATAATCTTCAATAACGTCCGCGATGACTTTGATGCATCGTGTGATACGATAATTTCAGGAACTGTAGGTGTTTCAAATTTTGATTTTATTTTCAGTGGAGGAGATTGCATCTGTAAGAATAGACCGGCAAGTTTCAGTGTTATTTTGCCACCCATAAGCTGCGGAGTAATATGCAGTTGGTATGTAAACGGCATTTTAATAGCTACAGACGACCCTGTTACAAGTAACATCGTAACAAGAGACTTAAATGTTTTGGAAGGAGACGAGGTAAAAGCAGTGATTGAAATTAGAAACAAATGTTCAAAAATTAATTCAATAATTGTAAGCGAATGTCAAAATTGTCCATAATTATAAAATAAAAAAAAATGAGAAGACCCAAACTATTTATTTTTATTTTGATTGCATTAATCTCTTCGATTAATGCTTCAGCTCAGAATCTGATAGAGATTCAATATAGCCGTCCTGCACTCAATCAACTTAGAGCGGACGATCTGTGGAAGTTCACATTAAAAAACACATCAAATGAGGATTTGGAGTTTTCTTTATTCGGAACTCTGACCGAAAGCAAAGCCGGACTTATTGCGACAGGGCAGACTATGCCGATAAAATTAAAGAAAGGAGAATCCCGGCAGTTCAAAGTAAGCGACCTGCCCCAAACTCCCGACATAAATTATGTTCATTCAGACCAGCGGTATAAAGAAGCTCTTATGAGAGCAGGAAACTTGCCGGACGGGGAATACACAATATGCGTTACAGCAAAGCAGACAGGTACAAACGATGATATAGGAAATGAATGTATAGAACAAGTTATACAAAAAGAAACTGAGGGAGAAATTTCTTTACTAACTCCGGGAAATAATGAACAGGTTGCTCCTGACTCTCCTCTCATATTTTCCTGGATGGCAATCGGAGATGCAGGTTCTTATAAAATCAAAATTGTTGAAATAACAGGAGATGAATCAGCTGAAAATGCGATGCTAAAGAATAAAGCTTTTTTTGAAAAGGAAGATATACGTATGACAACTTTCCAGTATCCTTCATCTGCGCCAAAATTTAAGAACGGTGTAAAATATGTCTGGATGATTGAGGCAGGCAAGATGAAGAGCAATGTATGGATGTTTATGATGACAACTTACTATACTCCATTAGTCCTATCTGATTTTACTCCTGTGTGTGATCCTATAGTAAAAAATAAATATAATTTTACTCTTAAGCTAACAAATATGAATCCAAGTGCTGGGGGAGGACCATCTGCAAATGCAGTAATAACAGCAATCAGTGCAATTCCTCCCAGTGCCGCGGGAACAAACATTGCATTTAATTCTCCTTTTTTAATGAATACCACTTTGTTTCCTTACAATTCGGCAATAGTTATAACGGGCAGCATAATTACTACTAATCCATCACTTGTAAAAATGAATATTAGCATTAAGGATCAAAATTTTGGAAGTCAATTGCAATATCAGACAGACGGAAATTATAATTTAGTACTTCCAAGATGCTCCTGTTGTGAAGGGTTTACAAGAAAAATCGAAGACATAAAAATTTCTGATAATGGAAAACGTCCGGTTTTTTCAGCAGGTTTAATTGCAGGTCCTAACCCTATCATAAAAGTTACAGCAGAAATGGTTTACTTCTATCAGAATTGGAGCAAACCTATGTGCAATAAGTGTGTAACAAGCACAATGCTGACAGGGAATTTTACTGGAGGCAACCTTAACGGATTCGGAGCAGGACAATTAGCTTCGGCTCCATTGACTGCATCTTACAGCCGTGAAGTAGCATTTAGTTCTGCTGCGCCGGGTGTTTTTATGACGACTCCTCAGCCGATTGAGCTTAACATGGCATTGCCGCCGGCTTCACAGCTCAAATGCTGCAGCGATACAATAAGGTTATGTATAAGATTTTCATTTACAGATTCAGCTTGTGTAACGTGTGATACCGTAGTATGCCGAAAAATTATTAGAACGAGCACCGGAATAACTATTAGTGCATCGGGTAGCAGTGATAAACACAGTGATGAGACATCAAAAAACAAGCTATCTGAAATTACTAAAACTTCCTATGAGACTATAAGCGAAAATCTTAAAAAAGTAACAGATAAAAATCATATTCAGGAAACTTCAGACACACTGGAAAAATTGGATTTATATAATATGGAGACATTTGATAAACAAATGGTATTAAATGCAATACAACGTTCACCAAGTGAAAGTTTAAGTATGGATGAACAGTTAAAATTTTATGAAAATGTATTTAATGAGTATCAAACAATAAAGAAACATCCTGAATTGCGGTATATACTACCAAATAATACCGTTGCTGCATGCGACAATGGCGGATTTGAAAATGGTTTAGCAGGTTATTCAGGTGCGTACGGATATAATGATTATACTACTGTTAATTTTGGTCCTACATATTATAAAAATAATAATGGAATCTTAATCAGTTCATCATTGCCAATCTCGATTACCAATATTTATGGAACATATTCAGTTTTACATTCGGTCGAAACCATGACTCCAGGACCGGATGCTAATGTACCAAGTTTAAATAAAGTAAAAACGGGCAATAGCAGTGTAAGAATTAATAATTCTTCAACTTTATATGGGACTGATGTACTTGCAAAAAAATTTACAGTTGATAATACAAGTTCTATATTCAGATTTTGGTATGCGTTAGTATTGGAAAATCCAATCAATCACCCATGGGAGCAGCAGCCATTTTTTCTTGTCAGAGTAAAAAAATCCAATGGTTCAATAATTCCAAACATAAACTTTTTAAAAGTTGCTGATGGCAATGATCCTTTTTTTGAAAATGCTCCCGGGAATATCGTCTATAGAGAATGGTCTTGCGGTTCTTTGGATTTAAGTAGTTTAATGGGAGAGGAAGTTACTGTGGAGTTTA
The DNA window shown above is from Ignavibacteria bacterium and carries:
- a CDS encoding T9SS type A sorting domain-containing protein — encoded protein: MRRPKLFIFILIALISSINASAQNLIEIQYSRPALNQLRADDLWKFTLKNTSNEDLEFSLFGTLTESKAGLIATGQTMPIKLKKGESRQFKVSDLPQTPDINYVHSDQRYKEALMRAGNLPDGEYTICVTAKQTGTNDDIGNECIEQVIQKETEGEISLLTPGNNEQVAPDSPLIFSWMAIGDAGSYKIKIVEITGDESAENAMLKNKAFFEKEDIRMTTFQYPSSAPKFKNGVKYVWMIEAGKMKSNVWMFMMTTYYTPLVLSDFTPVCDPIVKNKYNFTLKLTNMNPSAGGGPSANAVITAISAIPPSAAGTNIAFNSPFLMNTTLFPYNSAIVITGSIITTNPSLVKMNISIKDQNFGSQLQYQTDGNYNLVLPRCSCCEGFTRKIEDIKISDNGKRPVFSAGLIAGPNPIIKVTAEMVYFYQNWSKPMCNKCVTSTMLTGNFTGGNLNGFGAGQLASAPLTASYSREVAFSSAAPGVFMTTPQPIELNMALPPASQLKCCSDTIRLCIRFSFTDSACVTCDTVVCRKIIRTSTGITISASGSSDKHSDETSKNKLSEITKTSYETISENLKKVTDKNHIQETSDTLEKLDLYNMETFDKQMVLNAIQRSPSESLSMDEQLKFYENVFNEYQTIKKHPELRYILPNNTVAACDNGGFENGLAGYSGAYGYNDYTTVNFGPTYYKNNNGILISSSLPISITNIYGTYSVLHSVETMTPGPDANVPSLNKVKTGNSSVRINNSSTLYGTDVLAKKFTVDNTSSIFRFWYALVLENPINHPWEQQPFFLVRVKKSNGSIIPNINFLKVADGNDPFFENAPGNIVYREWSCGSLDLSSLMGEEVTVEFMVADCAQGGHYGYAYIDDICTSCAGSPDGYGSINCCDNFETKITSSVRQLDPNNPFIYEVKSNIKAGPNRIKKVRAFLSYFEKKTSNPDCDTCLGMPTLYGSLWPELKFGTPCPSPIPGLSCHIASMTTGGAFTDGNNLRELVWGGDNSPGTNLNTSSGIDLKLTVIVPPPSSITCCADTIDFCIKYTFTDTTCLTCDTVICSRIIRKPPTRLPNSNPREQFKKLEQDFRKQFEEMEKRKLDKKGSSDLFEPDSEDRLTYSTEPVQNQDIGGQAAGIINMEITKNTRMKITVYDLHGKEVMKVFDDFIKTGQYSFDLNSLELPDGEYYYKSEYNNKTEYNKVIISKTVTSNCGCKK